CTTATATAGGGGAGGAGTTCGTCTCCTCGAGCTCAATGCGTGGTAGGTGCAAAGTCTTGGTTGACCTTGATGGGACGAATGGGAGCACCATTGCCAGGGGTCCGGCGGCTTAGCCTCGCCTAGGATAGTACGTGGGTTGGTTTGTTCTGTAACGACAAGTGTTGGAGTCCCGTCGTTTGCTGACTACGCGAAGGTAAGGGGGTATTGTTGTTTGGACCGGTATATGCGGTGTCCGCCCGAGGTAATCCACCGGAACAATAGTCCCTTAACTCTGTCGTTGGCGTAGATGACGATGAGAGGAAGTAATCAAGTGACAGCACATGCTGGTTTTGCATTCATATTCAGCCATCGTACCAACACGGTGGTCAATTTCTATGGGAGATGATAAAACCTTGACTTCATAGTTAAAGACGAGCTGCCTTTAATGATTTGGGTtaacaatttttaatttttccatAATTATAAGCTTTTGCTAAATCAAGAAAATGCAATAAAAAAACCCGaagaaaaacagcttaattagcCAATTCAGATCATTCTCCCCTCTGAATTCGATTAAGTAATTAATTCAAATGGACAAACTCACAATGACAGTTCAATGATTTCAAGTTTTCATTGATATCTAACTGCTTGTGGTTTGTGGTCCTTGTTATCTTTGAGGCTCATACACACTAATGACAAGTCAATAAAAGCATATATGTATGTCGTCTGTGTGTGGACTATTATCTTTAGTTTCATGTCAAGATATGAAAATTGCTTTCATCTGTAATCGTAGGCAAACGGGGAAGTGTGCGTTTCTTGTTTCTCCAATATTTTGGAATAGATCAGTACCTAACGTTTTATATGATTAGGACAGACTTTATGTGAAAAAAAACACGTATATAGGTATATACAAAATATGGATAattgtattaaaaaaacaaattcagtTTCTATACGCAATACGAGTAAATGCATGGTGTgtggaaaataatttttatgtaagcgtgacaaaatgaaaaaataattcaTGAATTTTACATTCACAACAAAATTCATCTATATCCAtccatatataaaataatataaatggaTGGATTAATTTATTGGATTTTCATAGtacattaatttaaaattaaaatctactTAATTGGTATATTCAAATTTTACAAATTGTGATAGATCGACTTCAAATCCTACTCAATCACAAAAATGGATCAAATGGATTGTAAATAAAAActagatgaaactctaaaacttGGTGTTGACCCACCCAACTTGCTTGACCGAACCACGACCCGCCCGACTCTGACCTAAGCCACTAAATCCGACTCGACGTCGACCTAATCTCTATATCTGACCATAGTCCCTACCTGACGCCAGCCTAGACCCTAAATCCGACCATACTATCAGCTTTCAGTTTGGTTCAACCTAAAACCAGACATGCACTTCACCTTTGACACACCTATGTTAAAATTCAAGAGAGTGCTAGTAACACTCATTTCAAGACTCTCTTATTTATTCGTTAAAACTTATGTGAGTCACATTAGGGTGACAAAAATGATATATTCAAATTAAGTGAGGATTAAAAGCTAAAAAAACTTCTTGGGCACTAACATTTGATTAGAACATGTTTTGATTAATTAATAACACAATTCAAAAATCAAACAAATTCATTGCTGAGAAATGATGTGAGAGCCATGCGTTTATATATGCAGCATGGCCCAAGTGACAATAAAGCTATTTAaatctccctctctctctcatctTTAATCTTAATTAATCCACATTTTgatttgaagcaagcaccttaAGCAATGCCAACTAAAGAAAAACATAACAAAGAAACAACCTCTCTTTCACTCTCACCATCTTTCCATTTCCATCCATAAAGTTCCCTAGCAATCTTCTGGAAACAAGaacaacaagaagaagatctcaAATTCACTTCACTTCACTTTGTGAATTCATTCACCAACAGAAACTAGAAACAGAGACTAACAACAGTTCAATACAATTCAACTGTGTGTGTGTGATGGGTGGAGTAACTTCATCCATGGCTGCCAAATTCGCCTTCTTCCCACCAAACCCACCATCCTACAAGCTCATCACTGATGAACTCACTGAGCTTCTTCTCATCACTCCTTTCCCTCACCGTGAGAACGTGGAAATTCTCAAGCTTCCGACACGCCGTGGCACCGAGATTGTGGCGGTTTATGTTCGCCACCCCATGGCTACTTCCACTCTGCTCTACTCTCATGGCAACGCCGCCGATCTGGGCCAGATGTATGAGCTCTTCATCGAGCTCAGCATCCACTTGCGTGTTAATCTCATGGGGTactctgtttttttttgttcactTTCCTCTTTTATCTCTCTTCCCTTCTTGCATTTTGGGTTCTGCAATTTTCTATTTTGTTGCTTTGTTATTGTTCTTTTGCTTGTTttgctttctgggtttctgtaaattttgcttttttttttttttggtaatgatatatacacatctcatctttgaaacacttcatttccacctctttttatttctatctctctcatcttatcatctatcacatctaatactttctctctcttactgtttcttttcttcctatctctctcttcatttcacctctctccacctcaaagagaggtgtgaagataacattattgtttttttttccttttgggtTTCTGGGTTTTAGTCTATTTTGTGAGCTGGATTGTAAGGTGAACTCAAAATGGTTTCTTTTTTGGGTATTCTGTTATAAATGATTTGTATAAATTGTATTTGATTTTTGAAATTGAGCACTTGAttagaaggaaggaaaattctGATCAGTTGGAGTTGTCTGTGAATGAATTGTGTTATTTGATTTCATAGAAGTAGGATTCATGCTGTTCTCAGGATTTTTACTGCTATCATATTCATAGCTCTATTTATATATTCATCTACAATTATTTTCGCACTTCAAGTTCATGATCATGACATTAGAGCAACCCAAGCGGGGTAAATAGTTATAGTTATCACTTTGGAATTGATAgaataggatattatttattctctttgtaattacgcctgtaattagggtttaatatttattgttagtcaactaggtaagttgtatatatagggtatttcattatcaataataGACACGGAAAATatttccttcatggtatcattgAGCAGGTTCAGATCCTCTCTTCTAGTCTGacctaattttttattatttcctAATTCTCCTCCACAGCCGCTGTCTTTCTCTCCCTCCTTGCAGCCGCTCCGCCGCCGCCGCGCTCCCCTCTCTCCTGCGCCGCCGCCGGTATCCCTTGCTCTCATCGGTTCTTCCTATCCCTGCGAAGAACCCTCCCCACGCCGCACAGGTTCTTCCTCTCCTCTTGTGCCTGCGTGTTTCTCAGAGCAGGACTACCGTGCCCAGATCCCTCGTTCGAACGCCCCGCCGCCAGCGACCGGCCTCCGCCGTCCCTCGCGCCGTCCAACCGCGCCCATCCCCTCCGTCGCTGCTCCTGTTTGGCTGCTTCCACCCGTGCACAGCCCGGATCAAGAGGACCCGACCCGCGTCCTCTACTGCCcgtgtttcctttttttttgtttggccTCCCAGTTCGTCAGACCGGCTCGCCCAGACCGGACCGGTTCCCTCAAACCCGGTCCAACCGAACCTGCCAGCAActcttcacaaaaaaaaaaaaaaaaactttaatttgTTTTGCAGGTTCTATGGCTACCTCCGCCTCCACCACTGACTCTCCAACCGACGACACCACTATGGTTCCGCCTCCCACTGCGCAGTCGTCCTCCTCTACCAAGCCCGACTTTCATCCGGCACTTGCTGtcaccaatatcaaaaacaacatcccTTTCAAACTCGAGCTCGACAAGGATCATTATGCTTTGTGGGCTGAGTTGTTTGAAACTCATGCTCACGCTACTCAGGTGCTCCACCACATCATTCCTCAAGTTGGCATGGAGCCTCCTACGCGCACCGATACTTCCTATGCccggtgggccactcttgactcTACTGTCAAACAGTGGATTTATTCCACCATCTCCTTTGACCTTCTCGCCACTGTTATGGAGAAAGGTTCTACTGCTATGGCTACTTGGAACCGTATCGCTTCTATGTTTGAGGACAATCAGAACTCCCGTGCTGTCGCCCTCGACCAGGATTTCATCTCCACTCGCATGGAGGATTTTCCTAATGTTTCGGCCTATTGTCAACGTCTGAAACATATCTCTGATCAGTTGAGGAATGTTGGTGCCCCTGTTAGTGATCATCGTCTTGTTCTCCAGTTGGTCTCTGGTCTCACTGAGCCTTTCCGTGGTGTTGCCACCCTGATCCGTCAGAGTGAGCCTTTGCCTCCTTTCCTCAAGGTCCGCTCCATGTTGATTCTAGAGGAATCTGGTCTCGCCAGGATGTCAGGTCCGGCCTCTCAGACTGCTCTGCTTCCCGTCCACCGGCCTCCGTTGACTCCTCTCAGCAGCGCCCCACCTACCGCAGCGATCAGGGCCACTCCAACCATCGTTATGGGTCAGGGCAAAATCGCAATTATCAGGGTGGTTCTGGTAAACCTAGGAAGAAAGGTGGCTCCCGTTATCCTGGATCATCTGGCTCCTCTGGTTCCTCTGCTGCATCTCCTCCACCCTGGCGCCCACCACCGCAGGCATCCTGGAATCCATGGGGTTGGGCTCCTCCCCCTGGTTGGGCTCCTTCCCCTTGGGGCATGCCTCCTTGTCCTTACCCCACATCTCAGTGGTCGCGTCCCATGGGTGTTCCGCAGCAACCCGGCGTTTTAGGTCCGCGTCCTCAGGCCTACACCGCTACTGCTTCTCCAGCACCCACTGATATCGCTgctgccatgcacaccatgTCCTTGACTCCTCCAGACACCACGTGGTACATGGACACTGGCGCCTCGTCCCATACTGCGGCATCTCAAGGTACtctcacgtcttattctaatttaagtCATTTAAATCAGAAACTGATAGTTGGTAGTGGTCAGGGCATTCCAATTCAGGGTTCAGGATACACTTCTATTCCTACCCCTCACAAACCTTTAGCACTCAATCATGTCTTGCACACTCCgcgaattattaaaaacttaatttctgtgcgacaactcactactgacaataatgtttctgtttcttttgatccATTTGGATTCTCGGTGTCTGACTTCAAGACGGGGATGCCTCTCCTGAGATGTAACAGCCTCGGCGACCTCTACCCAGTCACTCGTTCCTCTCCCTTTGCTGGTCTTGCTTCTAGTGTCTGGCACAATCGACTTGGTCATCCAGCTTCCTCAGCTTTAAACCATCTTAGgaataataaacttattttttgtgAACCTTCGCGTTCTAGTTCTGTTTGTGACTCTTGTGTTTTAGGCAAACATGTCCGGTTGCCTTTTAGTTCATCTGCAACTATTACTTTGAGAccatttgatattttgcatagTGATTTATGGACGTCTCCTGTTTTAAGTACTGCTGGTCATCGTTATTacattttgtttttggatgatcacactgattttttatggacgtttccgattagcaagaaatctcaggtttatgaaatatttactactcttgctacacttattaaaacacaattttcagcaaatattaaatgtcttcaatgtgataatggacgtgaatatgacaatgaatcctttcatcggtattgtgatgctaatggccttatttttcgcttctcttgccctcacacttcttctcaaaacggcaaAGCAGAACGGAAAATtcgcaccattaacaacatgatccGCACCCTCCTCGCTCATTCGTCAGTTCCTCCTTCattttggcatcatgcccttcaaatggcAACATATCTTCTGAACATTTTGCCACGCAAGACTCTTCAGAATGATTCTCCTACTCAGCTGTTGTATCATCGCGACCCTTCCTACTCCCACTTACGTGTCTTTGGTTGTCTATGTTTTCCTCTATTTCCTTCCGCTACAATAAACAAATTGCAACCACGATCGACTCCGTGTGTTTTTCTAGGGTATCCGATgaatcacagaggttataaatgttatgatttgtcACACAGAAAAATTTTAATATCGCGGCATGTCATTTTTTATGAAACCCGATTTCCCTTTGCTGACCTATCCTTGACTCCTGCCCCTTCTTATGAGTGTTTCACCGAGGACCTCCCTCCTTCCTTGATCCACCATTGGCAAACCGTATCCTCCCGCCCACCTGACCCTCCGGTCCAGCCGTCGAGTCCCACTGACTCTTCGCCTCCCTTATCGGCTCCCGTCTCCCCTACCGCTTCTCCCTCACCTTTGCCCTTGCCTCCGGTCCCTCCTGCACCACCCATACGGACCATGACTACCCGTAGCATGCACGACATTTCCAAACCTAAAAAGCCTTTTAGTCTTTCGGTCTCTATTGATGACCCGTCCATCTCACCCTTGCCTCGTAACCCAAAACAAGCCTTATCCGATCCAAATTGGAAGTCCgctatgcagtctgaatttaatgctcttattagaaataatacgtgggagttggttccccgtccttgtgatgttaatgttattcgttgcatgtggatttttcgccataaaaagcggtctaatggtttgtttgagcggtataaggctcgtcttgtaggtgatggcaggtctcaAATTGCAGGTGTGGATTGTGATGAGACATTCAGCCCCGTGGTGAAACCGGCTACCATCCGGACAGTTCTCAGCATTGCTCTCTCCAGATCTTGGCCCATAcatcagttggatgtccagaatgctttcctgcatggtgatctccatgagactgtctacatgcatcagcctTTGGGTTTCCGCGACCCTCACCACCCGGACTATGTCTGCCGTCTGAAGAAGTCCCTTTATGGTCTgaaacaggcgcctcgtgcttggtatcAGCGATTTGCTGATTATGTTTCCTCTATTGGATTCCGGCACAGCACTTCAGATCATTCTCTTTTCATCTTCCGGCAGGGTTCTGATATTGCCTACATACTtctctatgttgatgacatcatcctgGTTGCATCATCGCATGATCTCCGCAAATCCTTTATGGCACTTCTTGCATCCgagtttgctatgaaggatctcGGTCCTCTGAGTTACTTTCTTGGCATCGCTGTCACTAGACATGCAGGTGGCCTTTTCCTCAGTCAGAGTACTTATGCTACTGAGATTATTGCTCGCGCCGGCATGGCCTCATGCAACCCTTCTGCTACAccggttgacaccaagcagaagctcAGTTCTTCCTCTGGGACTCCTTGTGAGGATGCCTCCCTATATCGGAGCCTTGCTGGTGCCCTACAGTACCTCACATTTACTCGTCCTGACATTTCCTATGCTGTTCAGCAGGTTTGCTTACATATGCATGCACCCCACACCGAGCAcatgcttgccctcaagcgggTTCTCCGCTACGTTCGTGGCACATTGACTTATGGGCTACATTTGTATCCCTCCCCGGTTGAAAAGCTTGTTTCTTACATTGATGCTGACTGGGGGGCTGTCCTGACACCAGACGCTCCACTTCTGGTTATTGTGTTTTCCTCGGTGACAATCTCATATCTTGGTCCTCCAAGCGGCAACCCACTCTCTCTCGCTctagtgctgaagctgaatatcgcGGTGTTGCTAATGTTGTCTCCGAGTCCTGCTGGATCCGCAATTTACTTCTGGAGCTTCATTTTCCTCTCTCTCAGGCAACATTGGTCCACTGTGACAATGTTAGTGCTATCTACCTCTCTGGGAATCCAGTGCACCATCAGCGTACCAAACATATTGAGATGGATATCCATTTTGTTCGGGAAAAGGTCGCGCGTGGCCAGGCTcgcgtccttcatgttccttcccgtCATCAGATTGCGGACATTTTTACCAAGGGCCTACCTCGGcttctttttgatgattttcgttccagtctcagcgtcggtgaacctcccgcttcgactgcgagggtgtgatagaataggatattatttattctctttgtaattacgcctgtaattagggtttaatatttattgttagtcaactaggtaagttgtatatatagggtatttcattatcaataataGACACGGAAAATATTTCCTTCAGTAATATTGATCTCAAAGTTGATACTTGACTACCCTTTATAGAGAAATTGTTTTGAAGTGTATATATTTATCTCCACAGCATATATTTAGAGTATAAAATTATTTGTCTCAACTCTCACGCCAGTCTGTAATGTTGTGCAGGTATGACTATTCTGGATATGGGCAATCATCAGGAAAGGTTTGTATTTTGTGAAAAATATGAAATGCTTGTTCATGTTGCATCACACATAAATTTGGATGGTGTGGTAGAGTTATTGTTAGAAGTATAATATAAACATTCATGTGTTCTTTACCCgaaagcttaagcttttgggataattgattCATGACAATTATAATCCACGCTGATGAACATTATTTTACCTGAACTGTAGCCAAGTGAGCAGAATACATATTCAGATATTGAGGCAGTATACAAGTGTCTAGAAGAAAGTTATGGTGCAAAGCAGGAAGATGTAATCCTTTATGGACAATCTGTTGGAAGTGGCCCAACTTTGGATCTTGCAGCTAGGTTGCCTCAATTAAGAGCTGTTGTTCTGCACAGTCCCATACTTTCTGGCTTAAGGGTCATGTATCCCGTAAAGCGTACATACTGGTTTGACATATATAAGGTCGTAtactgttttttttaatttctaataATGTACGCGAATTCCTTAATCTAATGAGGTGCTGCTTTGTGTTGATGTGCAGAATATTGACAAAATTCCCCTAGTTAATTGTCCTGTTCTCGTAATTCATGTAAGTATGCTTCAAAGATATTTGTTAAGCTATGTAACTGCATCTATACTTTTACTACAGGCTTAGCTTCTAGATTAGTTGCATTCATGTGGCATTTTTATGTTTGCTGTATTTTATCTAGGATACATGACTGCTGACTTGTTTTTTTTACTTTGTTATTTCGTTTTGTATCTTGGAACCCTTGGTCTAGATTTGAAATATTTgaagtatttttaattttaaataattctGTTTACCAAGAACTTAGTAATTtgtatttgtttgtcttgtcaAAAAGGTGAAAGAAGGATAGAACACTCTAATGAGAGCACGTATAAACTTAGTTCTATTTGGATAATCCACCTAATTATTTAGAGTTAAGATTCTATATGTTCATGCCTAGGACAAGCTCTTTAGGCCTTTAAATTATATGATTAGCAAGTCAGTATGTCACAAGCTACTCTATAGATAAAATTTATTTGGGTAGAGAGTATAATTGTAGAAGCTAAGCTTTGGGGCGAAATGCTGATGGTTTTGTACTCTTGGGACCTTGCTTGGTCTGCAGGGAGGGAACTAGGTTCAACCAAAATGGGGCAGTCACCCCTGAGAAAAAAAAGTTCGTTAATAGAATGATATTCAAATGATGTATCTGTGCTCTCAATTTCTAAACAACATAATTTAATTAGTCATTGTATTTCTCTCCGCACATTCCGTGGTAGTCTGAATGTGCTTTTGGCAAATCCATGTCTCTTTGTCATTGGAGTGAATGTGTTTTAGGCCAACTTGAACATAAATACAAACAGACACTTCATTTTTCTGATTCTGTCCCTGTTGGCTGTTGCTATGCATATCTACTTCTTGTCAAGGGTCTAAAAGATTGCTACATGCAGTCATTAGTGAGATTGTGTCTATTTTCCTAATGCAGGCAGTGGCATCCTTTTAGGGAATCATATTGTAAATGACTTCTTATGGTTAAAATAGTTGCTACTTTCGGACTCTTCACCTTTCCGATATTACAATACTCGTCTGTTATGTTCTCTAACCAGTGTAAGATTGTTGAACATACTGCCATTCACTTAGGATCTAGTAAAAGCATTTGAAGTTTAAACCACAATGGATAATTAGTCAACATATTTACATAACCATACATCTTATAATTAATCTCATAAATAGCAGTTACCCACCACATCTTTTATATCAATATGTAGGGTACTTCAGATGAAGTTGTAGATTGTTCCCATGGTAAGCAACTCTGGGAACTGTGTAAAGAGAAGTATGAACCCTTGTGGCTCAAAGGAGGCAACCACTGTGATTTGGAGCTCTTTCCGGAGTACATCAGGCATCTGAAGAAGTTCATAGCAACTGTCGAGAAGTCTCCATCACAACGGTTCAGTTTCCGAAGGAGCACGGACCAATACGAGCAGCCTCGGAAGAGCACAGATGTTTTTGAAGTGAGTAGAAAGAGCACGGATCGTAGAGAAAAGCCAAGGAAGAGCACAGAAAAGCTGAAGAGCTTGTCCAATAGTAATGGTAGTGACATGTTAGAGAAATTGAGAATGTCCTTTGATCATAAGGAAAGGTCTCGGAGAAGCGTGGATTGCCATGAAAAGTCTCGAAAGAGCGTTGACCATCAGTTAGAAAAAGGAAGGAAGAGCGTTGACCGGCTGGACAGAATAAGGAGTGGATGATGCTTGTGTTAATGAAATTATTATATTCATGCATGGGTTGGTTTTGTGGATTCtttttccatttttcttttttatagtgGTCTACTGGATGTGTAGTATGGCTTATAATCTTATATGAGATATGATGACTATTGGCATTCAAGAAAGGGTTTGGTGTTACAGTGGGTGTCATTTTTCATTCAGATGTGTTGGCCTCTCCCTGTCTCTGAGCAAGTCTTTACTCAGAATCAGTTATGGTACTCCCAAGCACTCACAGAAATTTCTCTCCATATtaattttagaatcaattatataaggatttccaaacatgtgtTGTTTGTATCTGCAATTTTTTTTCTAgttctttttttgaaacttgCAATTTTTTATCTAGGAAATGCAGATAAAGATCTTTTAGGATGAGGCCTTGACAAGTTTCAAATTGGTGAGTACACAGAAAAACGCATTAAAAATCACGTTTTATCTCAATTCTACAACTCCCCCTTTACTTTATTTTGACCAATTTTCAGAGTCTGAAATGTTTAATTATTATGGACTGTGATTGATGTGTCATGGTCGATCATCCATTACAGTTATACAACTACCTTTCTATTTTTTGTCTGTTATAATTCCCTTTTAACTAATCTACATAGATTAAAAAATTGTTAAATTTGTCCGTAAtctcaaatctaaaatttaatgtcttcatctttcaaaataattttaggcttaattgcaactttggtccctgacatttataaaagccacgattttggtccctcaactaatttaattacaaaaatcgtccctcacctaacactctGTGAACAAAGTTGGTCCGACCGTCAATTTTTTAACGAAAGAAGCTTATGCGGTGtttgaaaacttaggtggaagtgccactggagagagggaggcacatgcctctacatctcagaggaaaaaacaaaaaaactcaaaGGAATAGCACACAACCTCAATCCCAGCGTTCCAACAACTAGGCCTCCCAACAGCAAAGCTTCactatgagataaaaaaaacagcCGAGAGGAGAGGAAAAATTGATTCTGACGCCAGTGGCACTTCCACATAAGCTTTCAGACGCCACGTAagcttcttccgttaaaaaattgacGGTTGGACCAACGTTGTTCACGaagtgttaggtgagggacgatttttgtaattaaattaggtgagggaccaaaatcgtggcttttgtaaatgtcagggaccaaagttgcaattaagccataattttatattaattttataaattccATCAATCGAGACTAATTGAAATAGTATTGCTATAGTCACCATTAttagaaaaaggaaaaatattatttgaaaaaatattaattacatAAACATGATTTATCAAAACAAtgcaattttataaataaaaatcacCAAAATAATGTTATTTAATTATAAGACTATTTGTTCTTCCTAGATTAAAGGGAATAGTAAGTTTACATGTTTGTATTTATATCGATATAGTATTGTAACTCGTGCAATattctttttttgttgtttgtgCTTTTTCTAAATgtgtgttattttttaaatttttctatagattaaaagaataaaataagtTTGGATATAAGATATCATAAAtttgcaagttttttttttgtaatgaaTGTGTTTTTTTAGGCACTgttatttttggttttttttcctTGCTAACCTAAATGCtgcatgtaagatcaagttttgatctagtagtacaactctatgttttgatgattacaagttaaccttttgatatgaacaattgtggtactctaacgtgtttttctgagtgtgctatttacaggctctgacctcaactcaatctcacacaaatcagaagcactgtgtataaagagcgacccaagcaacgctttcgcattcaccatgttcagtatgaacagtggaaaagcttcagaagttctgaagttatacaaactctgatgtggactcagtcactagaagttctgaagatccagaaagtctgataaccaagaaacactaaaggctcagatattctgatggtgtagaagactctgaagatccagaagctaattagtgaaattctgatgtccagaagcaagatactctgaagaccatgtacttccctctg
This is a stretch of genomic DNA from Lotus japonicus ecotype B-129 chromosome 1, LjGifu_v1.2. It encodes these proteins:
- the LOC130729617 gene encoding uncharacterized protein LOC130729617 translates to MGGVTSSMAAKFAFFPPNPPSYKLITDELTELLLITPFPHRENVEILKLPTRRGTEIVAVYVRHPMATSTLLYSHGNAADLGQMYELFIELSIHLRVNLMGYDYSGYGQSSGKPSEQNTYSDIEAVYKCLEESYGAKQEDVILYGQSVGSGPTLDLAARLPQLRAVVLHSPILSGLRVMYPVKRTYWFDIYKNIDKIPLVNCPVLVIHGTSDEVVDCSHGKQLWELCKEKYEPLWLKGGNHCDLELFPEYIRHLKKFIATVEKSPSQRFSFRRSTDQYEQPRKSTDVFEVSRKSTDRREKPRKSTEKLKSLSNSNGSDMLEKLRMSFDHKERSRRSVDCHEKSRKSVDHQLEKGRKSVDRLDRIRSG